Part of the Cuniculiplasma divulgatum genome, GGAGAACAGGAACCGGTATTGAAAAAGAAAGACGATATGGTTTCATCTGGCACTTCCAACCTCAATGGCGTCCTTAAGATAAGTGTTACAAGAACGGGAAAGAACAGCACCGTCAGCCAGATATATGAACTGATCCAGAGGGCAATTTCAGGCAGGGCAAAGGTGCAGAGAATTGCAGACGTATTTTCAGCAATATTTGTTCCTGTGGTGATTGCTGCAGCCCTGGCTTCAGGACTCTTCTGGTATTTCTACCTCAACAGCACAGGTTTTGCCCTTCCACTGGAAATTGCAGTTCTGGCATTTGTCTCAGTTGTAGTCATAGCCTGCCCGTGCGCCATCGGGCTTGCCGGACCAATCACATTACTCATATCCTCGAATTACGCATCCGAGAATGGTATAATTATAAAGAATACCAGCGCTCTTGACAGGCTGTCAAAGGTCAATATGGCTGTATTCGACAAGACTGGCACACTCACGGAGCCAGATCCGGCCATTACAGACATCCTCCCAGAAAAAGAGTGGTCAAAAGAAGAAGTGCTGCATATGGCAGCATCTGTTGAGAGATCTTCCAACCATCCCATAGCCAAGGCCATAATAAAGGAGGCTGGAAAAGCCTCAATTTCGATCGATGAGGCACAGGAGGTCAAAGAGATACCTGGTATGGGGATATCGGGCACTGTTAATGGCAGGGAGGTAAAAATAACTAGGGCCAGTCGTGCAGGAGGATCTGTGGTATCCGTTTACGTTGATGAGGTAGGTATAGGTGACATAACGCTTGCATACACCGTCAGGGAGAGTGCAGTTGAAACCGTCAAAGAGCTCAAAAAGCTTGGCATAAGGACTGCCATGGTATCGGGGGACTCGAAATCCGAGGCCGAAAGGGTTGCCAATATTCTTGGAATCGATGATATCCACGCGGAGGTTCTTCCGGAGAACAAATCAGAAATTATCAAGGAATACCAGATGAAAGGAGACTTCGTCATGTTTACAGGAGACGGGATCAATGACACTGTGGCACTTGAAACAGCGGACGTTGGAATTGCAATGGGTTCAGGTACGGATATAGCAAGGGAAAGCGGTGACATTATACTCATTAACAACGACCTGAGACAGCTCATACTGACTAGGATTATAGGAACCAAGACAATTTCAAAGATAAAGCAGAACATTGGGTGGGCTGTGGGTTACAACACGCTGCTGATGCCAATTGCCGGCGGAGTGCTGGTCCCATTCCTCGGGCTGTCTGTCTTCTCTGTTCTTCCAATACTTGCTGCATTTGCAATGGGCATGAGTTCATCATCTGTGGTGATAAACTCCCTGATGCTTAGAAAAAAAATTAGAAATGAATGGAAAAGAAGTGACTTCCGCCTGTATTCTAAGTCGGCGCAGCCTCATCTTTCACAGTGAAAAATGGGTTAAATAAACAAACATTATACCTTCTATTTTACTGGAACACACATTTACAGGCCACCAAAAAACCATGCAATTATTATTCCTGCGGCTAGCGCTAAAATTGATATAGATGCCATTATCGATATGATCCCTCTGCTGGGATATACTTCTTTCATGTGGTGCATATCTGTATGTTTGTTTATCATACTTTCTGAATCGTGTGTTTTAGGTCTGACAGTCATCATGCCGTGCTTAAGGTGATTTGATACCAGCCACCAGTTCATTGGGTAAGCCATCCCTAAGCCTCCCAAGAGAGCCATGGAGAATATAAACCAGAACACCACTCCTAACGGGTTATGACCTCCAGGAATGTTTGCCAGGGAAATGGTTGAAATGGGAATCATTGCAGTCATCAGAAGATTCATGGAGAGCAGTTCTGGTATAAAAGTCGAAGCTAAGGAACGCTTGTAAGAACCACCTGCCATGTCACGCATGAACAATGACTGGAATATCGCCCATCCAAAAAGGAAACCCATGGAATATTCAATAGCCACGTCGACAAATGGAGAAAAGTGTATTACAGAACCAATTACCGCGCCCACTAATATTCCTATGCCGTCTCCCGCAACGCAATGTATAGTAGACCCAAGTACCTGTCTCCACCTTGCAGAAACGTAGCGTTCATGTAGACCAGGTAGAGGCTCTCTGCAACCTACCACATACAGGAAGGCACCTATGACTCCAGCATACGCTGTCACCAAGACAAATCCCAGTTTAAGGATTGGATTCTCTGGAGTGGAACGTATATCCAAGATTACGAAAATCAGGAAAGGGATTGTAAGCGCAAACCAAAGCAACATCACTCCTTCAAGAATTGAGGTGTACATTTCACACAACTTCTTCTAAGTCTTGTGATATTATGTTAGACTATGTAGTTCTTATCTCTTTTCTGAGACAGTGGTTGAGACGTACCTCATTTCTTTTATCACCAGCCAAAGAACCCAATATGTTGAGGTCTCAGAAGTTGTAGGACGCCGTAAGCTACCATACAGAAGGTAACAAATGCTTTGTTTTCACCACAAAATGAATTTACATTGGTTTTATGAGAATTCATAGTATTCGCTTAAAACATTAAGCGAATCCCGACCGGTCCATTCTGAATTTTTCAGTTAAATGAGAAAATCTCAAAATCATTCCTAAGTTTATTGTCCTTTGCTTATTCAAGAAATTTAGAGATTTTAACTCTGCATCTTTGTGCCTCCTCCAACAATTCTTCATGGACATTAAAGTTTAGTTTCCCTTGAATGTGCATGCATACGTTCAAAAAAGAATTAAATGATACAATGTTGAACAGAGACTTGTACCATTTCTTTGTTGGCATATTTCCAATGGCTGTAAATCATACTTTCTTTGTCCCACTCTTTCCGTACAAACAAATTTATAATTATTCTTAATATCTCAATTTCTAATCCTGATATTGCTGGCCAAACTGCTAAACTCAATACCACACAATAAAAATATCTGTATGTCTAAGAACGTGTATACTTCTCTGACAATGGAATAGGAATTATGAGGTTTCAGTATTTTGAATATGGAATATAGATACTCAAATCACCAAATTGTTAATTGGAAATAACCTCTGCAATGTATTTCCTCGTACACCAAATTTCCTACTATAGTGAATTTAAAGTTGTTTAACAAACTAGACGAATCTAAATGTATCAGGTCTACATTGTCCGATCTATTGATAAATGAAAGAGAGAGGTTAGGAAGACAGAATTAAGATCGCATTCTCCTAGTTAAAACATCCAATACAAATTAACTTTTCTTTTTAATGAAACATTTCTTAGAGCAAGTCACATCTATTTCACGGAAAAACGTATTGGTCAATTCTATTAATATCATTGCAAAGTGAGACTGAATTACCACTAGTAACAATATCTGATATTACATCAGCGTTTGGATGATGATGATTATTGCCCAATCCAAATGATACAAACCAATGACCAGGGCTCACAACGTGTTTCATTATATCTAGATTCCAATTTCCTTTTGATCCGTGATGAGGAATAAGCAAATTGTTCATTTGATCAAGACAATCACTAAAATGTTTAAGAAATGCACTCGATACCTTTTTGAAGTTTACATCTCCGGTTAATACCCATCCAAATTTAACATTGGATTCCAATTCTGTTTTGCAATGGTAAAAATAATAATTTGATGGCATATTTCTTGTGGAATCTGCAGGGCATAAGAGTGAATGAATTTGCTTTTTAGTTGGTCCATGGAAAACTATTAAGGAAGTATCGTTTAGCTCTTTAAAAGTATTTTTATAGCATTTTTCGAGTTTATCTAAATGGCCTTTATTTAAAAGTATTTTTTTTAGCATTACATTATTTATATTTCCTGTGTTCGGTAATATTTGTTTAACACATTTTTCTAGTTGCGATAAGTTCTGTTTTGTTGGAGGGGAGAAAAACCTGAAAACCCATTTCTTTCTTAAAGT contains:
- a CDS encoding heavy metal translocating P-type ATPase — its product is MPTDPVCGMFVPEDTDLTSVVDGQTYYFCSKTCQQKYSSPEKEAIRLKRRLALGWGLAIPIIIINYLVPGNLFLGQAYKDIALFILTLPVQFYSGYGFYEGAYHAIKSRSGNMDLLISMGTLTAFIFSSYVTFFPGRIPAADVYFDASAFIITLILTGNFIENLTKVRANRAASKLLELIPNVSHVITEDGKEVDTPTDELREGDIILIRPGESIPADGMVFDGSAEVDESMLTGEQEPVLKKKDDMVSSGTSNLNGVLKISVTRTGKNSTVSQIYELIQRAISGRAKVQRIADVFSAIFVPVVIAAALASGLFWYFYLNSTGFALPLEIAVLAFVSVVVIACPCAIGLAGPITLLISSNYASENGIIIKNTSALDRLSKVNMAVFDKTGTLTEPDPAITDILPEKEWSKEEVLHMAASVERSSNHPIAKAIIKEAGKASISIDEAQEVKEIPGMGISGTVNGREVKITRASRAGGSVVSVYVDEVGIGDITLAYTVRESAVETVKELKKLGIRTAMVSGDSKSEAERVANILGIDDIHAEVLPENKSEIIKEYQMKGDFVMFTGDGINDTVALETADVGIAMGSGTDIARESGDIILINNDLRQLILTRIIGTKTISKIKQNIGWAVGYNTLLMPIAGGVLVPFLGLSVFSVLPILAAFAMGMSSSSVVINSLMLRKKIRNEWKRSDFRLYSKSAQPHLSQ
- a CDS encoding DUF4396 domain-containing protein; this translates as MYTSILEGVMLLWFALTIPFLIFVILDIRSTPENPILKLGFVLVTAYAGVIGAFLYVVGCREPLPGLHERYVSARWRQVLGSTIHCVAGDGIGILVGAVIGSVIHFSPFVDVAIEYSMGFLFGWAIFQSLFMRDMAGGSYKRSLASTFIPELLSMNLLMTAMIPISTISLANIPGGHNPLGVVFWFIFSMALLGGLGMAYPMNWWLVSNHLKHGMMTVRPKTHDSESMINKHTDMHHMKEVYPSRGIISIMASISILALAAGIIIAWFFGGL
- a CDS encoding MBL fold metallo-hydrolase, producing the protein MIKYCARFSLEPVGQGLFYTGKIGSFNMVYDCGSMKALNKISSIIGDYKSRLGNSKIDMLIISHLHLDHVSGIEELMKNTKVRYVFLPYLLPIQRLLLALGGHAHLTESYLNLLIDPVSYFLELGADKVVLISGNNSKNDERYERNNDEFPGGEFDLSSEDLNDEAIKLSDNEDLRKMIRDYDNQLFEENFEGKILLKNHTGLVTLRKKWVFRFFSPPTKQNLSQLEKCVKQILPNTGNINNVMLKKILLNKGHLDKLEKCYKNTFKELNDTSLIVFHGPTKKQIHSLLCPADSTRNMPSNYYFYHCKTELESNVKFGWVLTGDVNFKKVSSAFLKHFSDCLDQMNNLLIPHHGSKGNWNLDIMKHVVSPGHWFVSFGLGNNHHHPNADVISDIVTSGNSVSLCNDINRIDQYVFP